The sequence CCGGCGTCGCCGCCGATATCACGGCTGTGCGGGCCATGCCGCAGCACCTGCTCCACCGCCGACTCCACCGCGACCGCCTCGGCCTCCAGGCCCAGCGAGTGGCGCAGCAGCAGCGCGGCAGAGAGGATCGCGCCGACCGGATTGGCCACGCCGGTGCCGGCGATGTCCGGCGCCGAACCGTGGATCGGTTCGTACACGCCGCACCGGCCGTCGCCCAGCGACGCCGACGGCAGCAGGCCGAGCGAACCGGCCAGCGCGGCGGCTTCGTCGGTGAGGATGTCGCCGAACAGGTTCTCGGTGACCACCACGTCGTAGCGGTTGGGCCGGGTCAGCAGCAGCATCGCCATCGAGTCGACCAGTTGGTGCTCGAGCGTCACGTCGGGATACTCGGCGGCGATGCGCTGCACCGTACTGCGCCACAGCCGCGAGGTTTCCAGCACGTTGGCCTTGTCGACCGAGGTGACATGGCGACGGCGGTCGCGCGCCAGCGCGAACGCGCGGCGCACCACGCGCTCGATCTCGGCCACGGTGTATTTGCATTCGTCGGTGGCGGCATCGGCGTTGCGGGTGCGCGCGCCGAAATACATGCCGCCGGTCAGTTCGCGCACGAACAGCACGTCGACGTGCCGGAGCCGGTCGTTCTTCAGCGGCGACAGGTTGGCCAGCGCCGGATGCACTTGCAGCGGGCGCAGGTTGGCGTAGACGCCGAGCGCGGCGCGCAGTGCCAACAGGCCTTGCTCGGGGCGCACCGATGCGTCTGGATCGGACCACTTCGGTCCGCCCACGGCGCCCAGCAGCACCGCGTCGGCGCGGCGGCACGCGGCCAGCGCGGCGGCTGGCAGCGGTTCGCCGCAGGCGTCGATCGCGGCGCCGCCGATCAACTGTTCCTCGAATGCGAACACGTGTTCGTAGCGCGCGGCCACGGCTTTCAGCACGGCCACGGCGGCGGCGGTGACCTCGGGGCCGACGCCATCGCCGGGCAGGGTGACGATATGGGCCTTCATGCCGCTTGCTCCTGTTGTTCGTAATGGGTGATCAACTTCTCGTTTTGCAAGAGGTAGCCGAGCTGGTCGACGCCGTGGAGCAGGCAGTGCCGGGCGAACGGTTCCAGCACGAACGGGATGCGGCCGCCGTCGGGCAGTGCGATGAACTGGCCGCGCACGTCGATCGCCAGCTCGATGCCGGGGTGCCTGAGCAGCCAGCGGTGTTCCAGCTCGTCGAGCTGGATCGCCAGCAGGCCGTTCTTCAGCGCGTTGCCGCGAAAGATGTCCGCAATCTCGCTGCACAGCACCGCCTGGATGCCGTAGTCCAGCAGCGCCCACGGCGCGTGCTCGCGCGAGGAGCCGCAGCCGAAGTTTTTCCCGGCGACCAGGATCGCGCAGCCGTGCGCTTCCGGCCGGTTCAGCGGGAAGGCGGGGTTATCGCTGCCGTCGGCCTGGTAGCGCCAGTCGTGGAAGCACAACTTGCCCAATCCGTCGCGGGTGGTGGTGGTGAGGAAGCGCGCCGGGATGATGCGGTCGGTGTCGATGTTCTCGTCGGCCAGCACGGCGGTGCGCGAGTGGAGATGGGTGACGGGTTTCATGCGGCTTGCTCCTGCGTCATGTACTCGCGCGGATCGGCGATGCGCCCGGCCACCGCGCTCGCCGCGGCGGTGGCCGGGCTGGCCAGCACGGTGCGCGCGCCCTTGCCCTGGCGGCCTTCGAAGTTGCGGTTGGAGGTGGACACGACCAGCTGGCCCGGCTGGGCCAGGTCGCCGTTCATCGCGATGCACATCGAGCAGCCGGGTACGCGCCACTCGGCGCCGGCGGCAAGGAACACCTGGTGCAGGCCTTCGCGCTCGGCGTCGCGGCGCACCGCCTCGGAGCCGGGCACCACCAGCATGCGCACGCCGTCGGCGACGCGTCGACCGTGCAGCACGCGCGCCACTTCGCGCAGGTCGGACAGGCGCGAGTTGGTGCAGCTGCCGATGAACACCACGTCCACCGGCGTGCCCTGCATCGGCTGGCCGGCCTGGCTCTGCATGTAGTCCAGTGCACGGCGCTCCTGCGCATTGGTCGCCGCCGGTACCGGCGCGTCCATCGCGATCGCCATGCCCGGATGCGTGCCGTAGGTGACGGTGGGCTTCACCGCCGCGGCATCGATGCGCACTTCGCGGTCGTAACGCGCGCTGTCGTCGCTCTTCAGCGCACGCCATTGCGTGACGGCTGCCTCCCACGCCGCGCCCTGCGGCACGCGCGGACGACCTTTCAGCCAGGCGAACGTGGTGTCGTCCGGCGCGATCAGCCCGGCACGCGCGCCGGCCTCGATCGACATGTTGCACACGGTCATGCGTTCGTCCATCGACAGCGCCTCGATCGCCGCGCCGCGGTACTCCAGCACGTGGCCGGTGCCACCGTCGACGCCGATGCTGCCGATGATGTGCAGGATCAGGTCCTTCGCGCCCACGCCGGCAGGCAATTGGCCGTCCACATGGATTGCCATGGTCTTCGGCCTGCGCTGCAGCAGGCATTGCGTGGCCATCACGTGGCCGACCTCGGTGGTGCCGATGCCGAATGCCAAGGCTCCAAAGGCACCATGCGTGGAGGTGTGGCTGTCGCCGCAGACGATGGTCATGCCCGGTTGCGTCGCGCCCAGCTCGGGGCCGATCACATGCACGATGCCGCGCTCGGCACTGTCCCAGCCGTGCAGCTCGACGCCGAACTCGCGGCAGTTGCTTTCCAGCTGCGCCACCTGCGCCTGCGCCTCGGCGTTTGCATACGGACGGCTGCCGTCGGCGTTCGCCGGCAGGGTTGGCGTGGAATGGTCCAGCGTGGCCAGCATGCGATCCGGCCGGCGCAGCTTCAGCCCGCGCTCGCGCAGTTCGCTGAAGGCCTGCGGCGAGGTGACCTCGTGCACCAGGTGCAGGTCGACGTAGAGGATCGCCGGCGTGTCGGCGGTCTCGGCGGCGACGACGTGCGCGTCCCAGATTTTTTCAAAGAGGGTCTTGGCCATCACGCTGCCTCCTGCGCCGTGGCTTCGCTGTACACCGGTGTGAGCCAACCCCGGCGATCTTCGGTACGCCCGTCGAACAGGCCGAAGAACGCCTGCCGCAGCTGCTGCGTGACGGGACCCGGCGCACCCTTGCCGATCGCCTTGCGGTCGACCGAGCGCACCGGGGTGATCTCGGCGGCGGTGCCGGTCATGAACACCTCGTCGGCCGAGTACAGCGCCTCGCGCGGCAGCTCGCGTTCTTCCACCGCGATGCCGAGATCGGCGGCCAAGGCGAGCACGCTGTCGCGGGTGATCCCGGCCAGGATGCCGGCGCTGGACGGCGGCGTGAGCAGCTTGTCGTTCTTCACCAGGAACAGGTTTTCGCCGGCGCCTTCGCTGAGCAGGCCGTTCACGCCCAGCGCGATGCCCTCGTCGTAGCCGTTGCGGCGCGCCTCCAACCCGATCAGCTGGCTCGACAGGTAATTGCCGCCGGCCTTGGCCCAACTCGGGATGGTGTTCGGCGCGGGGCGGTGCCACGACGATACGCACACGTCGGCGCCGCGTTCGGCCGCCTCGCCCAGGTACGCGCCCCAGGCCATCGCCATCAGCGCTACCTCGACCGGCGCGCCGTCCTTCGCCAGCACGCCCAGGCCACCGGCGCCGCGGAACACGATCGGCCGCACGTAGGCCGATGGCATCGCGTTGGCGCGGATCAGCTCCAGGCAGGCGGCGTTGATCTCCTCCTCGCTGTAGCCGACCTCGATCTCGTAGACGCGGGCCGACTCGAACAGGCGACGGGTGTGGTCGGCCAGGCGGAAGTAGGCCGGACCGCGTGGCGTGGCGTACACGCGCTCGCCCTCGAACACGGAGGAGCCGTAATGCAGCGCGTGCGTGCTGACGTGGACGTTGGCCTCGGCCCACGGCTTGATGCGACCGTTGTGCCAGACGAATGGCGTGTTCATGCGGTGACTCCCTTGGCGTGCGTGGCGGTGCCGGCGGTGACCGGCGCCTGTCGTTCGATCCGGTTGACGATGACCAGCGCGGCCAACGCGGTGGCCTCGACGATGTCGGTGCTGCTGCCGTGGCCGCGCCAGTCGCGCTCGGCATGGCGGGCGCTCAGTTGCGCGTGGCCCTGGGCGTCGGCGCCTTCGCCGAGCGCGTCAATCTGGAAGCGGGTGAGCGCCAGCGGCGTGCCGGTGGCGCGCTCGATCGCGCGCAGCACCGCGTCCACCGGGCCGTCGCCGATCGCCGCTTCGCCGACCTCGCGGCCGTCGTCGTGGGCCAGCTTCACCGAGGCCGAGGCGCTGCCACCGAAGTGCGAGCTGGCGTGCAGCTGCACCAGATGCCATGGGCCGGCAGCGTGCGGATCGCGGCCCAGTGCCAACGCTTCCAGGTCTTCGTCGTGCAGCTCGCGGCCGTGGTCGGCCAGCGTCTTGAAGCGGCTGAAGATGTCGTCCAGCGCAGCGTCGTCTGGCGTGTGGCCCAGTGCCTGCAGGCGCTGGCGCAGCGCGGCACGGCCGGAGTGCTTGCCCATCACCAGGCGGGTTTCGGCGATGCCGACGTCCTGTGGCCGCATGATCTCGTAGGTGCCGCGGTGCTTGAGCATGCCGTGCTGGTGGATGCCCGACTCGTGCGCAAACGCGTTGGCGCCGACGATCGCCTTGTTGCGCGGCACCGCCTGGCCGGTCAGCTCGGTCAGCAGGCGCGAGGTGGGATACAGCTGGCGCGTGTCGATGCGGGTATCCACGCCGAAGTGCGGCGCGCGCACCTTCAGCGCCATCACCACCTCCTCCAGCGCGGCGTTGCCGGCTCGCTCGCCGATGCCGTTGATGGTGCACTCCACCTGGCGTGCGCCGGCGCTCACCGCGGCGAGGCTGTTCGCCACTGCCATGCCGAGGTCGTCATGGCAGTGGCTGGAGAACACCACCCGCTCCGCGCCCAAGACGTGGCGGCGCAGGTACTCGAACAGTTCGACGATCTCGGTTGGCGTGGTGTAGCCCACCGTGTCCGGCGCGTTGAGCGTGCTGGCGCCGGCGGCGACCGCGGCGCTGAACACCTTGGCGAGAAAGTCGGGTTCGGTGCGCAGCGCGTCCTCGGCGGAAAATTCCACCTCGTGGCACAGCCCGCGGGCGCGCTCGATCGCGCGCACCGCCGTCTCCAGTACCTGCGCCTTGCTCATGCCCAGCTTGTGCTCGCGATGCAGCGGGCTGGTCGACAGGAACAGGTGGATGCGCGAATGGCGGGCCGCCTGCAGCGCACGGGCGGCACTGTCGATGTCGCCGTCCTGGCAGCGTGCCAGCGCGCAGACCGTGGTGGTTTTCAGCGCCCCGGCGATTTGCGCGACCGCAGCAAAATCGTCCGGCGAGGCCTGCGGAAAACCCGCTTCGAGCACGTCCACGCCGAGCGCTTCGAGCTGCTGCGCCATGCGCAGCTTGGCGCGCCGGTCCATCGAGAAACCGGGCGCCTGCTCGCCGTCGCGCAGGGTGGTGTCGAAGATCCGCACGCGTCCGGCGACTACGTCGTTGTCGCTGGCGGGTGCGTTCTGCTGGCCGGGGGTTTTCATCATGGCTCCGCTGTGGGCGGCGCCGAAGGCACAAAAAAACCCCGCATCCGTTACCGGGTGCGGGGTTCTTCGGGTGTTTTCAGGTTTTTCTAGCTACCTGGACACATGCCCTCAGCCCGCACCTCCGTTGGTAATAAGGAGTACGAGTACGAGGGTAATAAGGAGCGTGCCGCGAGCCTGCAGCAGGCCGGCAATCGTCAGGAGACGGTTGTCATTGGCGATGCTGCGGTGGCTGTTGCGCTGCGACATGAGTCGACCGTAAAGCAGTTCATCGACGCCTGTCAACATAATTTTTCAAAAAAATCGAAATTAGCCGTGTGACGGGCGTTTGGACGTCCAGGTGTCCAGATGAGTGGGCTGCCAGGCCTCCTCGCACAGGGGGATTCGACGCCTGGACGGCGAGTTCTTCGTCATCTCTGGCCGGGTCGTCGTGGAGAAGGCCTTAGTGGTGACCAGCTGGCGGCCTGCGCGTCCCCATACGCAGTTTGCCCTGCTCGTAGTCGATGAGTGTCTGGTCGGCCAGCATATAGTCCTTGCTGGCCAGGGCAGACTGGAGCATGGCCGCGACTTCCTGGCTGCTCTTGTCGTCGAGGGAATCGTGATGGATGTTCCCCGCGAGATTGGGCTTGTAGGCGTTCGCCACGACCCGGGCAGCTTGCGGTGACAAGCCAAGGCTTTGCCAGGCCTGCGCGAGACTGTCACGAAGCTTGGTCAGGTCGACCAGGGCATTGACGTAGTTTTGGCGGTAGCGCTGCTGGAAGTCGTCATTTACATTTTGATCGATGCGCATCGTGCTCTGCTGGAGGTCGTAATTCGACTGGGTGTTCTGCGCATGAAGCGAAGCGGATCCCAGCGCGAAAAGCGTGCAGATGATGATGGTTTTCTTCATGTGGCATTCCCTCCTTGGTTGGTGGTTGATTCAAGCGCCAAGCGATATGCGCGGCCTGTTCCGCACGCGCAGTCATGCACGGGATCCGTTTCGGACATTGGCCTGCATGCCAGGTCGCCTGCTCCTGCCCGAACGTAATGCCGGCCAGACTTCGTGCGGAATCCGTGTCCGGATTGCCGTGCCCGGGGCTTCAATGCGGGCTGTCTGGTGAGGTATCCGCTCCCAGTCCCGTCTTGATTTTCTCGTATTCGATGAGCGTCTGGTTGGCCAGCATATAGTCCTTGCTGGCCAGGGCAGACTGAAGCATGGCCGCCACTTCCTGGCTGCTCTTTCCGCGCAGGGAAACATGGCGGACGTTCTGTACGAGGCTTGGTTGATAGGCGTTCGCGACGGCCTGGGCCGCTTGCGGCGACATGCCAAGGGTCTGCCAGGCCTCCGCGAGCTTGGCGCGAAGTTTGGTCAGGTTGGCCAGGGAATTGACATAGGTCTGGCGGTCGTTGTGCTGCAGGGCGTTGGCGGAACTCTGTTGGCTGCGCATCTCGTTCTGTTGCAGGTTGTACGCAGATTGCGACTGCGCCAAGGCATTCCGTGCGTAAACTGCACCGGATGCCAGCATCACAACCATGCAAACGATGATCAGTCTTTTCATGTGACAGCCCCTCCCGATTGACGCGTTGACCAGGTATCGAAGGTACGGAGAGTCGACTTTTGCTGGTTGTCGCTCCCGGCTGCGCTGTTCCGGCATCGGCCCGCGGCCAGGCTCGCTGGCCCCCGTCGGGAACCTAATGCCCGGGAGTTTCAGCTGCAAGTGAGCTGGGCAATGTGGCTGGCAAGCATGCCGGCCCAGCCATCCCGACTTCCGGCCCACTCGGGGAGTCAGCGATGGCTGAGCCCGGAGCGCTGCTTGTCACCGTCAATTCGGCGCCTTGCTGATGGCGTGCTCGATGAAACCCCTGGCTTGCAGGGACTGAGCAGGCAGCAGCAGGCTGTCCGCATCGGTGGATGCGGGCAGCCTGTTTCCGTGCCATCGCGCATCGGTTTTCCGACGCGAGGGATCAATGCATGCCATCGGGCGAGGCGCCCGTCCCGAGCTTCATTCTTTTCGTCTGCAGATCGATGAGCGTCTGGTTGGCCAGGAGGTAGTCCTTTTTGGCCAGCGAGGACTGGATCAGCGCCGCAATTTCCTCATCCGACTTGCCCAGCAGCGAGACGCGTCTGGAATTCAGGGAGAAGTTCGGCTGATAGGCTGCCGCGACTGCCTTGGCCGCCGGCGGCGACAGCCCGAGCGTCTGCCAGGCCTCGGCGAGTTTTTCGCGCAACTTGGTCAGGTTGGCCAGGGAATTGATCGAGGTCTGGCGATCGCCGTGTTGCAGGTCGTTGTACCAGTTTGCCCGCATGCGTAACTCGTTCTGCTGCATGTCGTATGCCGATTGCGAGAGCCTGCCTAAATCACCAGGGTCCTGTGCATGTGACTCTTGTGCGTGGAGCACGGGCATACCCAGCGCGATCAGTGCGGTCAGTGCGAAAGCGATGCTCAACTTGTTCATGTGGTGATCCCTCCATAGAAGCAACGAACAGTGCCGGCAAACCGGCGTGGAACGGGTGTCCCTGCTGACAGCTGGCGGGGGCTCCGACCTGCGGCAAACTGACGGGCCGCTGCCAGAAATTAGACCCGCCGGTACTCAAGTGCAAGTGAGCCGGTGCGACGAAGGCGGATCCATTCACGACATCCCGACGGAAGGACTGGCGGGCAGCTACCGTCGATCAGGAAGGGCTGGTCGGGGGTGCCCCTGCATGTTCCCGCAGCCACTGCTTCAGTGCCGCGTCGCGTGCTGCCATGGCTTCCGCCTGCGCCGGTCGTTCGAGCAAGGCTGCCAGGGTTGGCGGTACCGCCAGCGGATGGCCGAGCAGGGGTTCCAGCACGGTTTCGAACTTGGCCGGATGAGCGGTGGCGACCACTACCTGGGCACGACTTTCACTCGGGTGCTCGCGGTCGAGCAGGGCGAGTGCGGTGGCCGTGTGCGGGCAGACGACCTCACCATGCTCGCGGGCATGCCGGAGCACGGTGGCGCGGATGGTGGCATCGTCCACGCTGTGTGCGTGCAGCAGTTGGCGCAGCCTGGTTTCATCGGGGAAGGTCCAGCGCAGCCGTTCGAAGTTGCTGGGTGCGCCCACGTCCATCGCGTTGGCGAGGGTGGCGACGGCTTCGCGTGGCTGGTAATCGGCGCCGGCGAAATAGTCAGGCAGGGTGGCGTTCGCATTGCAGGCCAGCTGCACTTCGCCGACCGGCAGGCCCAGTTCGCGCACCCACAGGCAGGCCAGCGCGTTGCCCAGGTTGCCGGTGGGCACGATGAAGTTCAGCGGCGTGCCGTGTTCGCGCCACCAGCCCAGCGCGGCGTGCGCGAAATAGCTCATCTGCGGCAGCAGGCGGCCCAGGCTGATGCTGTTGGCCGAAGACAGCGGCACATCCGCCTGCAGCTCCGCGTCGTTGAGCGCGGCCTTGACCATGCGCTGGCAGTCGTCGAAGCGGCCGGCCACGCGCAGCGCGGTCACGTTGTCGCCAAAGCAGCCGAGTTGGTGCGCCTGGCGCGGCGAGACCAGGCCGTCCGGATACAGGATCACCACGCTCACATCTGGCTGGTGATGGAACGCGGCGGCCACCGCGGCGCCGGTGTCGCCCGAGGTGGCGACCAGGATCGTCAGCGGCCGTGCATCGCGGCGCGGCAGCCGGCGCAGGCAGGCGGCGAGGAAGCGCGCGCCGACATCCTTGAAGGCCGAAGTGGGGCCGTGGAACAGCTCCAGCATCATGGCGTGCGGATGTGCCGGCAGGGCGTGCAGCGGCGTGTCGAAGGTGAGCGCCTCGGCGCAGATCGCCGGCAGCTCAGCGGCCAGCGCATCGCCGGCGAAGAACGGCGCCAGCAGGGTGGCGGCGGTGTCGGCCAGCGTGCCGTGCGGATCGAACGCGGCCGGATCGAGTCGCGGCAGGGACTCGGGCACATAAAGGCCGCCGTCCGGCGCCAGCCCGGCGGCGATCGCCTGGCTGACTGGCACGGCCGGGGCGGCGCCGCGGGTGCTGTGATAGCGCAAGGGTTCGGTGGCGCTCATGCGGTGGCCTCGATCGCGTCGATCAAGGCGGCAGCTGGTCCGTTGATCGGCGACACCCAGGCATCGCTGTCCAGACCGGCCTCGGCGAACGCGGCCTGCATCGCCACGCTGGCTGTTTCGGCGTCGGCGCGGTTGTCGTACCAGCCGAACACGCTGGGGCCGGCGCCGGAGATGCTGGCACCGAATGCGTGGTGATCGAGCGCGGCCTGCTTCACCCGTGCGAAGTTCGGGATCAGCGGAGCGCGGCGCGGTTCCACCAGCACGTCCTTGAGGCCTTCGCGCACCAGCGCCGCGTCGCCGCGCCAGCAGCCGGCCAGCACCAGGGCGAGATTCGAACTCTGCGCCACGAACTCGCCCAGCGCGTAGTGCCCGGCCAGCGCCGCGCGCGCCCGGCGCGTCTCCAGCACCACGTGCGGATGCACCAGCGCGCAATGCCACGCGGCCGGCACGTCGATGCGCAGCAGGCGGTCGTGGGTGGCCAGCACCAGGCCGCCGAGCAGCATCGAGCCGAGGTTGTCGCCGTGGCGGCTGCCGCTGGCCACCGCCTCGCCGTCCAGCGCGAACGCGTACAGCGCCTCGCGTGGCAGCGGCTTTTCCAGCAGCGCGTTGGCGGCCACCAGCGCGGCCACGCAGGAGGCGGCGGAGCCGCCCATGCCCGAACCCAGCGCGATGCCCTTGTGCAGGGTCAGCTCGAAACCGTACGGCAGGCCGAGCGCCTCGCGCAGCGAGAGCAGCGCGGTGCCGGCGGTATTCGCGCGTGGGTCGGTGGGCAGTTCGGTGACGCAGCCGCGGATCGCGGCGATGCGCACCAGCGGCTCGTCGATGCGGCGCACCTCGGCGCGGTCGCCGGCGCCGGCCACGCTGTGGCCGAGCAGGTCGAAGCCGACGCCCACGTTGCCGACGCTGGCGGGCGCAAAGGCGCAGGCGACTTGCGGAGGGTTGGCGCGACGCGGTGGGGCCATGGCGGGTTCCAGCAAGAAGGAGTTCATGCGCGCGCCTCCAGTGACTCGGCGATGCGCAGTAAGTCTGTGAACACGCCGGCGGCGGTCACCTCGGGACCGGCGCCGGGGCCTTGCACCGACAGCGGATTATCGCAGTAGCGGCGGGTGCTGAACTGCACGATGTTGTCGGTCAGCCGGGTATGCGCGAATGCGTGCGCGGCCGGCAGCACCTGCAGCCGCACGCTGGCGCGGCCGTGCCGGTCCAGTTGCGCCACGTGGCGCAGCACGCCGCCTTCGGCGCGCGCCGCAGCCAGTTTCGCCGCCATCGGCGCGTCGAGTTCGTCGAGCCGCTGCATGAAGTCGTCGCGCGACAACGCGGCCAGCGCGGGCGGCACCAGACCTTCCAGGTCGACGTCTTCCAGCGACAGCGGCCAGCCCGCCTCGCGCGCGAGGATCACCAGTTTGCGGGCGACGTCCAGCCCGGACAGGTCATCGCGCGGGTCGGGTTCGGTATAGCCCAGCGCATGCGCCTCGCGCACCAGCGCAGAGAACGGCTGGCGGCCGTCGTGGCGGTTGCACAGCCAGGCCAGCGTGCCGGAGAACATGCCGTGCACCGCGAACAGTTCATCGCCGGTGTCGAGCAGGTCGCGCAGCGTCTGCACCACCGGCAGGCCGGCGCACACGGTGGCCTCGTAGCGGAAGCGCGCGCCGCCGGCGCAGGCCGCGCGGATCGCCTGCCAGCGTGGCAGCGGGCCGCTGCCGGCCAGCTTGTTCGGCGTCACCACGTGCAGGCCGGCGGCCAGCCAGCGCGGGTAGTGCGCGGCGACTTCGTCGTTCGCGCTGCAGTCGATCAGCAGCGCATGGCGGCCGTCGTTGCCGCGCACGTGCCCGGCGAACGCGTCCAGGTCGTTCGGCCGCCAGATCTGCGCGCCGCCGTGGCGGGCATTGAGTTCGGCGTCGTCGCAGTCCAGCCACATCCGCTTGCTGGCGACCACGCCGCAGAGTTTCAGCTCCAGCGCGCTGTCGCGGGCCAGCCGCGGCTGGGCAGCGCGCAGCTGTTCCAGCAGCGCGCTGCCGACCCGGCCGGGGCCGATCACGCCCACTGCCAGCACGCGGCGCCGGGCCGTGCCCATGCGGGTCATCGACGGCGGCGGCAACGGGAAATGCTGGACTTGCTCGGGTGCACAGGTGATCACGGTGGCCTCTCCGGTGGAGGCCCGTTCTCGCTAGCGTGTCGGCATGGGCCGGCCCGCCTCTTCGAGGGCGGGCCGTTGCGTGGGAAAACTCAGCTACGCACGACGCTCCGCCCGGGACTCGTGGTACCGGTGGTAATCGTGGTGGTAATGGTGGCGACGATGGCGCCCGTGCGCGCGGGCATGCGGCCGGTGCGAACCGGGGCGAAGTGCATGCGTGCGGGCGTGGGAAGCGGCGACATGGCACCGACCTTAAGCGGATTGTTGCACTGCGGTCAACAGATGCATTTGCAACTTTCGAAGTTGCTGGACATGGCCGGACGGCGTCGCCGCGACCTGCGGCAGGTTGTCGCGACCAGCCGATCCGGTCCCGGCCAGGGCGATGCAGGAGCCTACAATGGCCGGATGAATCGTCTCGTTTTCCTGCGCCGCTGGCTACGCGCGGCCGTCGTGCTGTTCGCGTTCGGCATCGGCAGCGCGGCATCGGCCACCACGCCCCAGGCCAGCGCCGCACCGGTTCCCGACACCATGCAGCAGCGCGTCGCCGCGTGCACCAGCTGCCACGGAGCACATGGCGAAGGCTCGCCGGACAGCGTGGCGATCCCGCGCCTGGCCGGCAAGCCAGCCGGCTACCTGCTGCAGCAGCTGGAATATTTCCAGAGCGGCCAGCGCCGGCACGCGCCGATGGAATACGTGGTGCGCCAGCTGAGCCCGGCCTACCTGCGCGAGATCGCCGGCTACTTCGCGCAGCAGGATGTGCCGTACCGGAAACTGCCGGTGCCGGCGGTGTCGGCGGAGACCCTGCGGCGCGGTGAACAACTGGTGCTGCGCGGCGACTCCACCCGCGGCGTGCCGTCGTGCGTCAGCTGCCACGGCACCAGGCTCACCGGCGTGGAGCCAATGATGCCGGGCCTGATGGGCCTGTCGTACGACTATCTCAACACCCAGCTGGTGTCGTGGCGCACGCGCCAGCGCGCGGCCGAAGGGCCGTACTGCATGGGCGTGGTCGCCAACCGCATGCGCGAATCGGACATCACCGCCGTGTCCGCGTGGCTGGCCAGCCACGAGCCGCCGGCCGACATGCATCCGGCACCGGCCAGTGCGCAGACCGAACCGTTGCCGGGCTGGTGCGTGATGGGCAAGAGCGGAGCAGGTCAATGAAGTGGTGGCGACGTGGATGGTGGGTGCCGGCCTTGCTGGCGGCAGTTGTGCTGGGCTGGCTGTACTTCGGCCGTACCGGCCTGACGGCGGCGTCGCCGGCGCAGCGCGAGGCGGATGCCGCCGCGCTGCGCGATCCGGCGCTGATCGCGCGCGGCGAATACCTGGCCACGGCCGGCGATTGCGCCGCCTGCCACACCGCGCGCGACGGCCAGCGCTACGCCGGCGGCCGCTCGCTGGGCACGCCGTTCGGCGACGTGCCGGCGCCGAACATCACGCCCGATCCGGACACCGGCATCGGCCGCTGGAGCTTCGACGATTTCTGGCGCGCGCTGCACGAAGGCAAGGGCCGCCAGGGCGAGCTGCTGTACCCGGTGTTCTCCTACACCTCATTCACCAAGGTGAGCCGCGACGACGCGCTGGCGATCTTCGCCTACCTCAAGTCGCTGCCGCCGGTGCAGCGACCCGACACGGCACTGGGGCTGGCGTTTCCCTACAACGTGCGCAGCAGCCTGCTCGCGTGGCGCGCGCTGTACTTCAAGCCCGGCGAGTTCAAGTCCGATCCGGCGAAGTCGCCGGAATGGAACCGCGGCGCCTATCTGGTGCAGGGCCTGGGCCACTGCAACGAATGCCACACCACGCGCGATTCGCTCGGCGGCATCGAGCAGGACCGCCACCTCAC is a genomic window of Rhodanobacter thiooxydans containing:
- the leuC gene encoding 3-isopropylmalate dehydratase large subunit translates to MAKTLFEKIWDAHVVAAETADTPAILYVDLHLVHEVTSPQAFSELRERGLKLRRPDRMLATLDHSTPTLPANADGSRPYANAEAQAQVAQLESNCREFGVELHGWDSAERGIVHVIGPELGATQPGMTIVCGDSHTSTHGAFGALAFGIGTTEVGHVMATQCLLQRRPKTMAIHVDGQLPAGVGAKDLILHIIGSIGVDGGTGHVLEYRGAAIEALSMDERMTVCNMSIEAGARAGLIAPDDTTFAWLKGRPRVPQGAAWEAAVTQWRALKSDDSARYDREVRIDAAAVKPTVTYGTHPGMAIAMDAPVPAATNAQERRALDYMQSQAGQPMQGTPVDVVFIGSCTNSRLSDLREVARVLHGRRVADGVRMLVVPGSEAVRRDAEREGLHQVFLAAGAEWRVPGCSMCIAMNGDLAQPGQLVVSTSNRNFEGRQGKGARTVLASPATAAASAVAGRIADPREYMTQEQAA
- the leuD gene encoding 3-isopropylmalate dehydratase small subunit — its product is MKPVTHLHSRTAVLADENIDTDRIIPARFLTTTTRDGLGKLCFHDWRYQADGSDNPAFPLNRPEAHGCAILVAGKNFGCGSSREHAPWALLDYGIQAVLCSEIADIFRGNALKNGLLAIQLDELEHRWLLRHPGIELAIDVRGQFIALPDGGRIPFVLEPFARHCLLHGVDQLGYLLQNEKLITHYEQQEQAA
- a CDS encoding 2-isopropylmalate synthase, translating into MMKTPGQQNAPASDNDVVAGRVRIFDTTLRDGEQAPGFSMDRRAKLRMAQQLEALGVDVLEAGFPQASPDDFAAVAQIAGALKTTTVCALARCQDGDIDSAARALQAARHSRIHLFLSTSPLHREHKLGMSKAQVLETAVRAIERARGLCHEVEFSAEDALRTEPDFLAKVFSAAVAAGASTLNAPDTVGYTTPTEIVELFEYLRRHVLGAERVVFSSHCHDDLGMAVANSLAAVSAGARQVECTINGIGERAGNAALEEVVMALKVRAPHFGVDTRIDTRQLYPTSRLLTELTGQAVPRNKAIVGANAFAHESGIHQHGMLKHRGTYEIMRPQDVGIAETRLVMGKHSGRAALRQRLQALGHTPDDAALDDIFSRFKTLADHGRELHDEDLEALALGRDPHAAGPWHLVQLHASSHFGGSASASVKLAHDDGREVGEAAIGDGPVDAVLRAIERATGTPLALTRFQIDALGEGADAQGHAQLSARHAERDWRGHGSSTDIVEATALAALVIVNRIERQAPVTAGTATHAKGVTA
- a CDS encoding branched-chain amino acid transaminase; protein product: MNTPFVWHNGRIKPWAEANVHVSTHALHYGSSVFEGERVYATPRGPAYFRLADHTRRLFESARVYEIEVGYSEEEINAACLELIRANAMPSAYVRPIVFRGAGGLGVLAKDGAPVEVALMAMAWGAYLGEAAERGADVCVSSWHRPAPNTIPSWAKAGGNYLSSQLIGLEARRNGYDEGIALGVNGLLSEGAGENLFLVKNDKLLTPPSSAGILAGITRDSVLALAADLGIAVEERELPREALYSADEVFMTGTAAEITPVRSVDRKAIGKGAPGPVTQQLRQAFFGLFDGRTEDRRGWLTPVYSEATAQEAA
- the leuB gene encoding 3-isopropylmalate dehydrogenase, whose product is MKAHIVTLPGDGVGPEVTAAAVAVLKAVAARYEHVFAFEEQLIGGAAIDACGEPLPAAALAACRRADAVLLGAVGGPKWSDPDASVRPEQGLLALRAALGVYANLRPLQVHPALANLSPLKNDRLRHVDVLFVRELTGGMYFGARTRNADAATDECKYTVAEIERVVRRAFALARDRRRHVTSVDKANVLETSRLWRSTVQRIAAEYPDVTLEHQLVDSMAMLLLTRPNRYDVVVTENLFGDILTDEAAALAGSLGLLPSASLGDGRCGVYEPIHGSAPDIAGTGVANPVGAILSAALLLRHSLGLEAEAVAVESAVEQVLRHGPHSRDIGGDAGTDEVRDAVLAAIEDHADSAAAFFCGARACG